The following are from one region of the Mixophyes fleayi isolate aMixFle1 chromosome 7, aMixFle1.hap1, whole genome shotgun sequence genome:
- the LOC142098615 gene encoding tapasin-related protein-like, producing MFSNQLFSRMTKLDYLFLLLLLYLTFGEALEVAAPTSHKAQLGLSVILPCTFTVKSLRVNLQFLAVIWQFQEKTIVRYYAQGIVSDERTFINEKDISKGIADLHIQNVTISDTGTYKCTIVYSPDAQTKEVNLAVYAPPVITHLEKVSEENEQNRFICSVAGFHPVDITVELLMDREVIEGSVMSSHMNDDGTFSINSTVTIPPKEKPRNLFCRVRHESLTAVLLQDLQLVHNGEISNCHCPLLLH from the exons TTGGAGAAGCCTTAGAAGTTGCCGCTCCAACGTCTCACAAAGCACAGCTGGGATTAAGCGTAATATTACCCTGTACTTTCACGGTGAAGAGCCTGAGAGTAAATCTACAGTTCCTCGCTGTCATATGGCAATTCCAGGAGAAGACGATTGTAAGATATTACGCACAAGGCATTGTCTCAGATGAGAGGACATTTATAAATGAAAAAGACATCAGTAAAGGAATTGCTGATTTACACATCCAAAATGTAACTATCTCTGACACTGGGACTTATAAGTGTACGATAGTCTACAGCCCAGATGCCCAAACTAAGGAGGTTAATCTTGCAGTTTATG CTCCTCCAGTGATTACGCATCTTGAGAAAGTTAGCGAAGAGAATGAACAGAACAGATTTATATGCTCCGTGGCCGGTTTTCACCCCGTTGATATAACCGTGGAGTTGTTGATGGATAGAGAAGTAATAGAGGGGTCTGTTATGTCCAGTCACATGAATGATGATGGCACTTTCTCCATTAATAGCACAGTGACAATACCACCCAAAGAGAAACCACGAAACTTGTTCTGTAGAGTCCGCCACGAATCTCTCACAGCTGTTTTGCTGCAAGACCTCCAGTTGGTGCATAACGGTGAGATCAGCAATTGCCACTGTCCACTTCTATTACACTAA